In the genome of Candidatus Pristimantibacillus lignocellulolyticus, the window TTTCCATAAAAATGTGCCGAGCCTGAAGTCTTTACGTTTAATGCATTAATATCACCATTAATATTGCCAGATCCTGAAATAGTAATATTTTCATACAAACCACCTGCCAATTGGCCACTTCCACTAATGACCCCATTTCCTGGGCGCGATTGTTCCATAGACTATCCCTCCATCACATTTTGTAATTTCTCACTTAAATCTTTCGACCGTTCCGATAAATCATACTTCTGTATAAATTGACAGTAATGATCAAGATAGTACTTACTATTATTATCCATCATTATATATTGAAGTACTGATCCTCTTCTGTAGATAACAACTTGCATATCCGTTCCTGTTAGATTTTGCGCCCATTGCTTTGCGGTCATAAGCCATTCCTTACTATCTTCCTCAGTAAATACAATATCTTGCTTCATCTTATCTAATAACTCTATTAACAATATCTCTTGAAAAGTGAATCGATGTTTCCCCCAAAGTTGGATACTTAGATTAGCAATATCAGGCTTTACATCAATAACCTCTATAATATCCAGCAGCAAGTATATTCGATTAGCACTGATTGGTGAGAAAAGTTCTGCCAAACCATCTAATGAGTGAGTGTCCTTCTTCGCTAAAATTGTACGAATTCGTTCAATCATTCTTCGCCTAGGAAAGAACGTTTCTTGACCGGTGAAAGACGATTGCTTCATAAACCAATCATCTGGAATTAGACCTTGCCGTTTCCAACGATACAATTGCCCATACGAAATGCCAGTCTCCATAAGCAGATCCTTCTTAGAAATCAAATCCTCCTGATTATCCATCAGATTTCCCTCGTCCCTCTTACGTAACAATGTTACACTGTATTGTATTTTTATCGTAACATAACATTGTTACGTTGTAAACTGCGAACGAGTCACCCTATAAATAAAAAGATGACCCCTATGTCCAGAGGTCACCTTATCCCTATCATTCTCTTTATCCTTGCGTTTCTTCGTCGCTTCTATATTCTAAAATATCTCCAGGCTGACATTCTAATGCCTTACAAATCGCCTCTAACGTTGATACTCGAATCGCTTTTGCCTTTCCATTTTTCAATATAGAAAGGTTAGCCATCGTTATTCCAACTCTCTCGGAAAGTTCAGTTACGCTCATTTTCCTTTTAGCCAACATCACATCAATATTGATAATTATCGCCATGTTATTCACCTCAGACTGTCAATTCATTTTCCGATTTTATATCAATAGCCTCTTGTAAAAGTTTCTGTAGAACACCAGCAAAAACAGCAATAACCATAGAAGCAAAAATGATGACCATTCCGATTACTATAAAACCCGGAGCATCATCTCTCTCCGCTACGAGGTAGAAAAGTGGCATTCCAACCACAAACAAACTACTAATAATTACTGCATAATATTTAATATTCTTTAAAGCTCTTACTGATAATTCCGAGAAAGCTTTGTTGTGATCAATATAAGTTAAAAGTTTAAAAGCTTGATGCAGAGCTAAGTAAAATGGGATCGCTGCTGCATATAAATCAATAAAAACGAGATATTTCAAATAATTGTGATCTGGATATAATTCAGCTATAAAATTCGCTATCTCCGGAACTATAAATATACACAATGCAAGCACTGGAATGCCAATAAGAATAACTGCTACCTTTAAAAAGAGTGTTGTTCCTCGTTTCATAAAATGCACCTCATTTAATTATTGTTAAAATGAATTTAACACATAATTTATCGTTTTACAATAAACTTTAGTTGTTACTTAATATAATTAAACTGTTTTACACGATTGGTCGAGCTTATAAACGAAGATAAAAAAGAGCATTTCTCATAAATAGGAAATACTCTTTCATCGTATAATATCATGTGTCTTGCGTAGCCGGTAAGCGAATAGTGACCGTTGTTCCATTGCCTTCAGAACTTATATAATGAATTTCTCCATCATATTTTTCTACAATATTAAAGCAAATCATTAATCCTAAACCTGTTCCATTACTTTTTAATGAGTAAAAAGGAGTACCTAGCGACTTAATTTCAGCCTCTGACATTCCTTTTCCTTCATCGATAATTTTTATCTCCATAAAATTTTTATTTCTATTTACTAAGATTGAGATAGATTGTCCTACATCCGAAGCATCTAATGCATTTTTAATAATATTGATTAGTAACTGCTTAAACTCAATTTTATTAATAGAAATAACGCAATCTTTCTCTACATTTATATTAATTTGATTATTAGATAACATGGCATAGGAATCTAGCATACTTGTAACACTTTCAATAACCTCCTTTACATTCACTTTTTCTGGTTGCTGATCACTAATCGGCTTGGATAGCATTAGAAATTGAGATGTAATCTGTTCCACTGTGTTTAATTCATCAATCATTAGTTTAAACTTTCTTTTTACGGGCTCACTAAATGAAGGATCTTCATTAAACAAATGCAAAAACCCGCTAACTACGGTTACAGGATTTCTAATTTCATGAGCTACAGCAGCTGTTAATTGTCCTACCATCTTTAATCGCTCAGATTGCTGTAAATGTTCATAATAAAGTTGCTGCTTTTTCATTCGCTTAAAAGATAAATGAGCAACAAGAAATAATACCGCTTGAATGGCTATTATATTAATAACATTTCCAAATATATCTTCATCTAAATATGAATATTTAACATCTCCATATATGGAGATGAGATAACTAAGTGTAATAATCATTAATACTCCATTTAAAACGAATGAAAAATAAAATAATTTCGAATCAAAAAAGAGTATCGATAGAATAGGAATAAGGCAAATAAAAATATATGTAGTCCATGTCTCCGGATATAAAAATAAAAGTGTATATAAATAAGCAAATCCAAATACAATAATGATTCTTCTAACAAAATGAGTCTCATACTTAGGATACATCCATAAGCATACAGACATAACGGTTACACACAAAAAATGTAAAATATACCCGAAATATATCTCCTGCAATTCTATGGTAGATAATATTAATCCCGAAACCATAAGAATAATAACCATTAACATAACAATATAATAAATTTTTCGATTAATCTGACTGTAAAATTCCCTCATGAATCCACCATTTCTACATTGTGCATATTATTTCCGCGTATCATTTTCATAAATTAATTATAACAGTCACTTTCCTAATATGGCAATATTGTACATAATTTCACCTTTTCTCCTTATTTATAATAGATTTACTCGGAATGTTGTTTCCCATATATGCATAATATTGATATGATTTAAAAAGGAATTATTAACCATCTAATAGTGAGAGGTAGATACTATGTCTATACTTATGATCAATCAACTGGTAAAGAGAAAAGGCAACACATTGTTACTCCCTGAAATTAATCTAGAAATTGTAAGTGGTCAATGTATCGTTATTCAATGTAATAGTGAACTTGGGCATTTGCTTATTGAACTACTTCTCGGTACTGTTCCAGCATCAAGCGGACAAGTACTATTTGAGGGCGATGAATTACGTCATGAATTTAAGAAAAAAACACATAAAATAGGTATTTCTCTTCTAAACGATGGCGTCTATGACCGCCTAACTGTGAAGGACTATTTTACTTTTTATAAAAATCTGTATGAGACAACAACTTCTATTGATGAAGTTCTACGAAGAATAGGTTTACTCGATCATCGCAACAGTAAACTATCTACGTTAAGTTTCTCCGAAAAGAAACGTTTGCAACTAGGCAGAGCTATTATTCATAATCCTTCATTTATTATATTGGAAGAACCTGAACAAAATGTTGATATTGAGAGCCATATTATTATTCGAACATTAATCGCTGAACTTCGGGATGAAGGAAAGGCTATTCTTATTACGACTTCCTACTTGGCTGATGCCATTTCTATTACTAATGAGGTATACAGATTGAATGAACATGAGCTCAAAAAAATAGAGATTATCGACGAACCTGAAACAGCTCATCAAGAGGATAACAAACTGATTGTACCGGATACTGGTATTGACGTTAGTAGTGAAACTAACATTGTCACTACTCATGCTACTCATATTGATAATGATATCGATGCTGCAATCGACCATACTGCCGAAGTAGAGAGTAATCAATCAACGTTAACCGAGCAGCAGATCGAACAGTCTGAAGTATCTATTCAGACAGAGGCATCTGCACCTGTTCATATCGAAGTACGACCTGTTCGTGTAGAGAAAATTCCTGCTAAGGTGGAAGATAAGATTATCTTATTCGATCCGACAGAAATTAATTTCATTGAAAGTAGCGATGGACTTTCCATGCTGCATGTAAAGGGAGAAACATTCCCTTGTATGCTTACCTTGAATGAGCTCGAACAAAAACTTAAAGCATTTGGCTTCTTCCGATGCCATCGCTCGTACATTGTCAACTTGCAAAAAGTACGTGAAGTTATTACTTGGACACGAAATAGCTTTAGCCTTATTTTAGATGATAATAAGAAAAGCTCAATTCCACTTTCCAAAGGCAAGCTTGATGAGTTAAAGACCATTTTAGGCATCTAACGGGACCAGATTATCGTACAAAATGCTGTATCATTCACCGTTAAATACGCATCATTCAACCCCTAATATACTCTTTTTATCGTTAAAATAATGCGTGGTTACGGGATTTCCTTTAATGTTGGTGTTGCAAGACGAGAACAACATTAAAGGAGCTAGCCAAAATGGAATATCAGATTGAAGTCAACCAATTAACTAAAGCATTTGCTCATAAGTCAGCGCTAAACGGAGTTAGTTTTCAAATTAACCGCGGTGAGATATTCGGATTACTTGGTCCAAGTGGCTCCGGTAAAACTACGATGGTCAAAATATTAACCTCTCAACTTGTACACACATCTGGTTCGGTAAACGTGTTTGGAAGCGACGTGGGAAATCTACAGAACTCCCAGCAAATGAAACGGATTGGTATTCTTACAGATAACAGTGGCTTATATGATCGACTTACTGTTTATGATAATTTAGAGCTTTTTTGTAATCTATACGATGTCGATGTCAAACGCATTGAAGAAGTGCTTCAAGAAGTTAATCTTATACAGGATAAGAAAACGATTGTTAAGCAGCTTTCCAAAGGTATGAAGCAAAGAGTAACATTAGCGCGTGCCATTTTACATAAGCCGGAGCTTTTGTTTCTAGACGAACCGACTTCAGCACTTGACCCTACGAATAAACAGCAAATTCATAATGTTTTAAGAAAACTAAATGATGCTGGAACGACAATCTTCCTAAGCACTCATGACATGCAAGAAGCTGAAGATTTATGTGATCGAATTGCATTTCTCCATAATGGAACCATTCTAGAGCTGGATACACCGCAAAGTCTGCGTATTAAACACGGTGACTCAACCATTAATATTGTATTAAAGGATGGTACATCAATTAACGTAGGGCAGGATGAGGCAGGATCTAAAACTATCGGAAATTATATGAAAAATGGAGAGTTGCTTACTATTCATTCTAATGAACCAACTTTAGGCGATATATTCATCAAACTAACTGGGAGGTCACTACAATGACATTTTCGATAAAGAGAGTACGTGCAATTATTACGAAGGATTGGAAAGATTTAATTAAAAATTACTATATATTAATTTCAATACTTTTACCTTTAGGCTTTGCATTCATGATATCTCGTTTAGGTACTAATGACGCTAGCATGCTAAGTATGCCGATTAATATTGCATTGGTTATGACCGGTGCCTTTGTTCAAGCATCCATGATGGCAGAAGAGAAGGAAAAAAGCACATTGCGCGTCTTATTACTCTCCCCTGCTACAACGCTAGAAATTATGATGGGCAAAAGTGTTTTATCTGCTGTAATTACTTCAATAGTTGTCGCAGGCTCTATTATAATTAGTGGAATTAAAGTTCCCGGTCTGTTTTTCTTATCTATTATGATTATATTATCACTAATAATTTTTATATCGTTAGGTACTATTATTGGACTTATCTCACGTACTGTAATGGAAACTTCCATCGTAGGATTGCCAATTCTCGTCATCTTTATCTATGGATCTGTTTTTGGTTCTATGTTTGATAGCTCTGTTGTTACAAAGATAATTACTTATCTACCTACAGAAAACTTCTCAGCCGCACTAATGAGTTTACAAGGCAATGGCGGTTTTTCAGAAGTTAAATGGAATATTGTTAATTTGCTTATCTGGGCAATTTTCTCGGTAATTTTAGCAATATTCATCTACGGTAAGCGTCGATTTGATAAATAATAATGGAATGTGAGGTAATACTACTATGAACTCCAAAACAACCAAATTCATATTTCAAATGTTAGTTGCTGCTGTAATTGCAATTATCATTGTCTCTGTTGTTAAAAACTTAGCTTAGTTCATCATACAATATAATAAAATATGAAATAAGCTCTTCGAGATTGAAGGGCTTATTGAACTTTAAACCTTACCTGCTTCCAAACTATCTGTAGAATTTTTAGCCATGATTTAATCAGCAATTCTTGTACCAACACTATTAACTATTGACAGAAAAACGATTACTAATTTATTGTAAAAATTGGAAGTAATAAGAAATAAATGAAAGGATTGAGCTCATGGAACTGGAACTCTATGCTGTTAAATTTGGAGAATCTTTGTTTCACTTAAGAAATATATACCGTGATACGAATAATTCGGAGGAACTAGTCAAGATTTCGTGGTCTTATTATATTGCAAAACATAATAATAAAACAATTTTTATTGATACAGGATTTCGCGAAGAAAATGTAGCGAAGCAATGGGGTATTACTTTTACAGACGTTGAATTCGAATTAGAGAGCATTATTAATAACCTAAGCGTAGTTGATACCGTAATTATTACTCACAGTCACTTTGACCATATTGAAAATCTTGACTTGTTTAATAACCCTGAAATTATTATTTCTAAAAATGAGTATGACATTGCACTACAACAATGCTCACAATCCATTAAAGAGAAACTGCTTCAATGCAACATTGTGACCGTTGAAAATGAATATGTTTACAATGACCTATTCAGATTTAAAGTTATTGGTGGTCATAGTAATGGTTCATCTGTCGTTTATTTCGAATCGAATAATAACAAATATATTATTACTGGCGATGAATGTTATTGGTGTGATAATATGCTAAGCAATCGACCAATCGGGATTTATTCGAGTACAGAAAATAACGAAAGGTTTTTAAACGATACTCATTCAAGTGGGTTAATACCACTCCCATTCCATGATCTAAAAATATTCGAACAATATTCAGCGATTTCTAAAAATATAGTCAGAATACTTTAATAATGTTTCGACTTTGCTCATTCTATTTCATATCAACTTGTCAGCAATTGAAAAAGTGCAAGCTTATAGCTTGCACTTTTTTGTAATATTACTATTAATATCATTTCATCAATTAATTAAAAGCCGGGACAACAGCGCCTTTATAAGTCTCATTAATAAAGCTCTCTACCTCAGATGATTTTAGAGCTTCAATAAGCTTAACAATGGCTTCATCTTTTTGGTTATCTGGACGAGTAACTAAAATATTTACATATGGTGAGTTCTTATCTTCAATAATCAATGCATCTTCTACTGGGTTTAAACCAGCCTCCAACGCATAGTTAGTATTAATAGCTGCAATATCTACTTCATCAAGAACGCGAGGAATTGTTGCTGCTTCCAGCTCAACAAATTCAAAGCCTCTTGGATTATTTTTAATATCAGAAACTGTTACTTCTAGTCCAGCATTTTCATCTAGTTCAATCAAGCCATTTTGTGCTAGAAGAATTAACGAGCGACCGCCATTAGACGGGTCATTTGGTATTGCAATTTTGGCACCATCTTTAATTTCAGAAATAGTTGTAAGACTATTGGAATACACTCCAAATGGCTCAACATGTACACCCGCTACACTAACTAGATCATAACCATTATCCGCATTGAATTGATCTAGGTACGGTACATGCTGGAAAAAGTTAGCGTCAAGTTCTTTTTCATACAATGTTTTATTAGGCAATACATAATCAGTAAATTCAATAACTTCAAGATTAATTCCTTGTTCTTTTAATACTGGAACTAATGAATTCAAAATTTCCGCGTGTGGAATTGGTGATGCTCCTACCTTAATTGTTACTTCTTCAACTTCTTCAGTAGCCCCTGTGTCAGCATTACTTGCATTGTTTGAGCCAGTTGCTTCATTTGTACTATTGTTAGTGTTGACCGTATTTCCTCCTTGATTTCCGCAAGCAGCAAGTAGCAATACTAATGCAAGTAAAATAATTGAAGTTAACTTTGTTTTTCTCATCCTAATTCCTCCATTATATTTATCTATTTTTTGTTTCATTACAACTGCTTTTTACTGAAATAACGCACTAGTCGATCACCAAACATCTGCATGAGCTGTACTAGAACGACAATCAGTACAACACTTACAATTAACATATCAATTCTATAGCGATGATGTCCGTAGCGAATGGCTAGATCACCGATTCCCCCGCCACCTACTATGCCAGCCATTGCGGTATATGATACTAAGGTAACCATCGTAATCGTTATTGCTGTAATTAGCCCTGCTCTTGATTCTCGTAGCATCACTCGCCAAACAATTTGCCACTTAGTAGCTCCCATTGCTTGTGCAGCCTCTACAACGCCATGATCAACTTCTCTAAGCGCGGATTCTACTAATCTAGCAAAAAACGGAGCCGCAGCTATAACAAGTGGTGGTATTGCCCCTTTAACTCCAATGCTTGTGCCTGCTATTATCTTGGTTAGTGGGAGCAGCACTATGATTAATATAACGAAGGGAACGGAGCGCATAACATTAACAACAAAGGATATTATGGCGTATATAACCTTGTTTTCTAGCATTTGCTTACTAGAAGTCAGGAAAAGTAGAATACCTATGACAAAGCCTATAGCAACAATATACGGTAGTGAAAATTCAAGCATAATTAACGTTTGCTTTGTTGCCTTATACACTTCATCCCATCTGACATTATCAAAATATGAGATGATATGATTAATAAAGAAAGGAGCATTGGAAACAAATGAAAGGTTAGTCATTGTATTTCATTTACCTCCAATCCTTGTGAACGCAAGCTCGTAATAATATAGTCTACATCACTGTCTGTACCCTGCAGCTCGATAAGCAGCTGTCCATATGGTACATGCTTCATTTTGGAAATCTTTCCTTGGAGAATAGTTAATTTCGCACTCGTACGATTAACCGTTTCGTAGATAATCGGCTCATAGGTTAAATGACCACTATACTGGATATAAATAAGACGTCCTGTAACTGGCCCGTTACGATCAATAACCAGTTCTATACTATCCTCCGATTCATGTAAAAATTGCTTCGTAATCGACTGCTTTGGATACAAAAAAACGTCAATTACGTTGCCAACTTCTACAATATTACCTTCATCCATAACAGCAACACGATCACAGATTTTGCGAATGACTCCCATCTCATGAGTAATAAGCAATATCGTAATACCTAACTGAGCATTAATATCTTTCAATAGCATTAAGATACTTTCTGTGGTTTGCGGATCTAACGCTGATGTTGCTTCATCACAGAGTA includes:
- a CDS encoding YhbD family protein; this translates as MDNQEDLISKKDLLMETGISYGQLYRWKRQGLIPDDWFMKQSSFTGQETFFPRRRMIERIRTILAKKDTHSLDGLAELFSPISANRIYLLLDIIEVIDVKPDIANLSIQLWGKHRFTFQEILLIELLDKMKQDIVFTEEDSKEWLMTAKQWAQNLTGTDMQVVIYRRGSVLQYIMMDNNSKYYLDHYCQFIQKYDLSERSKDLSEKLQNVMEG
- a CDS encoding helix-turn-helix transcriptional regulator; this translates as MAIIINIDVMLAKRKMSVTELSERVGITMANLSILKNGKAKAIRVSTLEAICKALECQPGDILEYRSDEETQG
- a CDS encoding DUF2975 domain-containing protein, with product MKRGTTLFLKVAVILIGIPVLALCIFIVPEIANFIAELYPDHNYLKYLVFIDLYAAAIPFYLALHQAFKLLTYIDHNKAFSELSVRALKNIKYYAVIISSLFVVGMPLFYLVAERDDAPGFIVIGMVIIFASMVIAVFAGVLQKLLQEAIDIKSENELTV
- a CDS encoding HAMP domain-containing histidine kinase, yielding MIITLSYLISIYGDVKYSYLDEDIFGNVINIIAIQAVLFLVAHLSFKRMKKQQLYYEHLQQSERLKMVGQLTAAVAHEIRNPVTVVSGFLHLFNEDPSFSEPVKRKFKLMIDELNTVEQITSQFLMLSKPISDQQPEKVNVKEVIESVTSMLDSYAMLSNNQININVEKDCVISINKIEFKQLLINIIKNALDASDVGQSISILVNRNKNFMEIKIIDEGKGMSEAEIKSLGTPFYSLKSNGTGLGLMICFNIVEKYDGEIHYISSEGNGTTVTIRLPATQDT
- a CDS encoding LytTR family transcriptional regulator DNA-binding domain-containing protein is translated as MSILMINQLVKRKGNTLLLPEINLEIVSGQCIVIQCNSELGHLLIELLLGTVPASSGQVLFEGDELRHEFKKKTHKIGISLLNDGVYDRLTVKDYFTFYKNLYETTTSIDEVLRRIGLLDHRNSKLSTLSFSEKKRLQLGRAIIHNPSFIILEEPEQNVDIESHIIIRTLIAELRDEGKAILITTSYLADAISITNEVYRLNEHELKKIEIIDEPETAHQEDNKLIVPDTGIDVSSETNIVTTHATHIDNDIDAAIDHTAEVESNQSTLTEQQIEQSEVSIQTEASAPVHIEVRPVRVEKIPAKVEDKIILFDPTEINFIESSDGLSMLHVKGETFPCMLTLNELEQKLKAFGFFRCHRSYIVNLQKVREVITWTRNSFSLILDDNKKSSIPLSKGKLDELKTILGI
- a CDS encoding ABC transporter ATP-binding protein produces the protein MEYQIEVNQLTKAFAHKSALNGVSFQINRGEIFGLLGPSGSGKTTMVKILTSQLVHTSGSVNVFGSDVGNLQNSQQMKRIGILTDNSGLYDRLTVYDNLELFCNLYDVDVKRIEEVLQEVNLIQDKKTIVKQLSKGMKQRVTLARAILHKPELLFLDEPTSALDPTNKQQIHNVLRKLNDAGTTIFLSTHDMQEAEDLCDRIAFLHNGTILELDTPQSLRIKHGDSTINIVLKDGTSINVGQDEAGSKTIGNYMKNGELLTIHSNEPTLGDIFIKLTGRSLQ
- a CDS encoding ABC transporter permease, coding for MTFSIKRVRAIITKDWKDLIKNYYILISILLPLGFAFMISRLGTNDASMLSMPINIALVMTGAFVQASMMAEEKEKSTLRVLLLSPATTLEIMMGKSVLSAVITSIVVAGSIIISGIKVPGLFFLSIMIILSLIIFISLGTIIGLISRTVMETSIVGLPILVIFIYGSVFGSMFDSSVVTKIITYLPTENFSAALMSLQGNGGFSEVKWNIVNLLIWAIFSVILAIFIYGKRRFDK
- a CDS encoding MBL fold metallo-hydrolase, giving the protein MELELYAVKFGESLFHLRNIYRDTNNSEELVKISWSYYIAKHNNKTIFIDTGFREENVAKQWGITFTDVEFELESIINNLSVVDTVIITHSHFDHIENLDLFNNPEIIISKNEYDIALQQCSQSIKEKLLQCNIVTVENEYVYNDLFRFKVIGGHSNGSSVVYFESNNNKYIITGDECYWCDNMLSNRPIGIYSSTENNERFLNDTHSSGLIPLPFHDLKIFEQYSAISKNIVRIL
- a CDS encoding MetQ/NlpA family ABC transporter substrate-binding protein; the protein is MRKTKLTSIILLALVLLLAACGNQGGNTVNTNNSTNEATGSNNASNADTGATEEVEEVTIKVGASPIPHAEILNSLVPVLKEQGINLEVIEFTDYVLPNKTLYEKELDANFFQHVPYLDQFNADNGYDLVSVAGVHVEPFGVYSNSLTTISEIKDGAKIAIPNDPSNGGRSLILLAQNGLIELDENAGLEVTVSDIKNNPRGFEFVELEAATIPRVLDEVDIAAINTNYALEAGLNPVEDALIIEDKNSPYVNILVTRPDNQKDEAIVKLIEALKSSEVESFINETYKGAVVPAFN
- a CDS encoding ABC transporter permease; protein product: MISYFDNVRWDEVYKATKQTLIMLEFSLPYIVAIGFVIGILLFLTSSKQMLENKVIYAIISFVVNVMRSVPFVILIIVLLPLTKIIAGTSIGVKGAIPPLVIAAAPFFARLVESALREVDHGVVEAAQAMGATKWQIVWRVMLRESRAGLITAITITMVTLVSYTAMAGIVGGGGIGDLAIRYGHHRYRIDMLIVSVVLIVVLVQLMQMFGDRLVRYFSKKQL
- a CDS encoding ATP-binding cassette domain-containing protein, with the protein product MIELLDINKEYRQKKKSITALNNVSLKVEKGEIFGIIGRSGAGKSTLLRCVNLLETPTSGKVLVDHRDLTAMGEKELQEQRRQIGMIFQHFNLMATMTVAQNIAFPLKLSRLSKQAVSDRVEQLLELVGLSGHKDHYPSQLSGGQKQRVGIARSLATNPQVLLCDEATSALDPQTTESILMLLKDINAQLGITILLITHEMGVIRKICDRVAVMDEGNIVEVGNVIDVFLYPKQSITKQFLHESEDSIELVIDRNGPVTGRLIYIQYSGHLTYEPIIYETVNRTSAKLTILQGKISKMKHVPYGQLLIELQGTDSDVDYIITSLRSQGLEVNEIQ